The proteins below come from a single Asanoa ferruginea genomic window:
- a CDS encoding ThuA domain-containing protein, with amino-acid sequence MRRLVSTLAGLAIVLVAALYAAPASAAPVTKVLVFSKTAGFRHSSIPNGIAAIQLLGSQNGFTVTATEDAAQFTTANLAQYQAVVFLSTTGDVLNATQQSAFESYIASGKGYVGVHAAADTEYDWAWYGGLVGAYFSSHPAIQTATIRVEDRSNVMTSHLPADWTRSDEWYNYRTNPRANVRVLARLDESTYSGGTMGDHPITWCQNYGGGRAFYTGLGHTEASYTESNFTRMLLGAIQWAGGAQTATCTPATTPPVSGTAWKALANNKFVSTGAGNLIASATAASTNAERFDVVDLGSGNVALKSRANGMYVCAENAGANPLVANRAAVGAWETFARINNSDGSVSFRAQANGRYVVAENGGAAALIANRTAIGAWEKFSLS; translated from the coding sequence TTGAGACGTTTGGTGTCAACCCTGGCCGGGCTCGCCATCGTGCTGGTGGCCGCGTTGTACGCGGCACCCGCGTCGGCGGCCCCGGTGACCAAGGTCCTGGTGTTCTCGAAGACGGCCGGTTTCCGGCACTCGTCGATACCCAACGGCATCGCGGCGATCCAGCTACTCGGGTCGCAGAACGGCTTCACGGTGACGGCCACCGAGGACGCCGCCCAGTTCACCACCGCCAACCTGGCGCAATACCAGGCGGTGGTGTTCCTCTCCACGACCGGCGACGTGCTCAACGCGACGCAGCAGAGCGCGTTCGAGTCCTACATCGCGAGCGGCAAGGGCTATGTCGGCGTGCACGCCGCGGCCGACACCGAGTATGACTGGGCCTGGTATGGCGGCCTGGTCGGCGCCTACTTCTCGTCGCACCCGGCGATCCAGACCGCGACGATCCGGGTCGAGGACCGCAGCAACGTGATGACCTCGCACCTGCCGGCCGACTGGACCCGCTCCGACGAGTGGTACAACTACCGGACCAACCCGCGGGCCAACGTACGCGTGCTGGCGCGCCTCGACGAGAGCACCTACAGCGGCGGGACGATGGGCGACCACCCGATCACCTGGTGCCAGAACTACGGCGGCGGCCGGGCCTTCTACACCGGGCTCGGGCACACCGAGGCGTCCTACACCGAGTCCAACTTCACCCGGATGCTGCTCGGCGCGATCCAGTGGGCCGGCGGGGCACAGACCGCCACCTGCACGCCGGCGACCACGCCGCCGGTGTCCGGCACGGCGTGGAAGGCGTTGGCCAACAACAAGTTCGTCAGCACCGGCGCCGGCAACCTGATCGCCAGCGCCACCGCCGCGTCGACCAACGCGGAGCGGTTCGACGTGGTCGACCTCGGCAGCGGCAACGTCGCCCTGAAGTCGCGGGCCAACGGCATGTATGTCTGCGCGGAGAACGCCGGCGCCAACCCGCTGGTGGCCAACCGGGCCGCTGTCGGCGCCTGGGAGACGTTCGCGCGGATCAACAACTCCGACGGCAGCGTCAGCTTCCGGGCGCAGGCCAACGGCCGCTATGTGGTCGCGGAGAACGGCGGCGCCGCCGCCCTGATCGCCAACCGCACCGCCATCGGCGCATGGGAGAAGTTCAGCCTGAGTTAA
- a CDS encoding ricin-type beta-trefoil lectin domain protein, producing MRRTSLRRRPRFLSALGVTLLALVSLTAVVTAAPTPASAAPPATNLFEKVKLDGGTSMGEPIELAVAPDQKVFYINRGTSSGGGQVRLYNPTTRTTTVALTLALDARFEDGLIGITLDPAFASNRWLYLFYSPAQAALVNRISRFTFNATTNVIDPASEDMIIEWPTERRLCCHSAGSMTWDTAGNLYFAVGDNTNSGGDSAGMAPIDERTSRDAQYDAQRTAGNTNDLRGKINRIKPTTTGTYTIPSGNLFAPGTANTRPEIYTMGNRNPYRIWVDKKANNTLYWGEVGPDAGATIANRGPAAYDEFNRATGPGNYGWPYCGGPNVAYNDWDFAANAPRGWFPCGGTTGPVNNSPRNTGLQQLPPTKPALVWEQHGGSREWPALDNPGGCGSPNHTEVYHYDPNLVSDVKWPAYYDNKWLISEYCRNWIKEVQFSGGPVTGTPTVIEPVLAGMQLVHPIDMEFGPDGSLYLLEYGNGYFSGDVAAGLYKINYVAGGRAPIAVASANRDNGLTPLAVTFSSAGSTDPDGDPLTYQWDFDNNGTVDSTAANPSFTYTTNGDKRARLTVNDGTGRSGTTLLPIVVGNNRPTVTLGGVPAGGMIGWDENVTSTATATDAQDGTIPCANIVIRAALGHQEHAHEEGQGTGCGFTVNTGPVHAGPDSTLFFVLRSSYTDRGATGTVPLTGEKEITLWPKQWQAEHYVTLNGPQVITAAGAEGGKRLGDIQNGEYVRHHAVSLKGITQVRARVSSGGAGGTVSFRYDSTTGPEVARVAVAGTGSWDTYTDITVPVTKPDDNTHDLYIVFTGGSGAFLDLDSYTFIGPGVSTPGSGGPRTGAIKALGKCADVNGSATADGTKIQIWDCNGASNQTWTVGTDGTIRALGKCMDVQSSGTANGTKIHLWTCNGTGAQQWVTAANGGLRNPQANKCLDIPASNVTNGNQLQIYDCNGTGAQNWTLP from the coding sequence ATGCGACGTACGTCCCTGCGCCGCAGACCGCGCTTCCTCAGCGCGCTCGGCGTCACCCTGCTCGCCCTGGTTAGCCTCACCGCGGTGGTCACCGCCGCCCCCACGCCCGCGTCGGCGGCGCCGCCCGCGACGAACCTCTTCGAGAAGGTCAAGCTCGACGGCGGCACCTCGATGGGTGAGCCGATCGAGTTGGCCGTGGCACCCGACCAGAAGGTCTTCTACATCAACCGCGGCACGTCGTCGGGCGGCGGCCAGGTCCGCCTCTACAACCCGACGACCCGCACCACGACGGTCGCGCTGACGCTGGCGCTGGACGCCCGGTTCGAAGACGGCCTGATCGGCATCACGCTCGACCCGGCGTTCGCCTCCAACCGGTGGCTGTACCTCTTCTACTCGCCCGCGCAGGCGGCCCTGGTCAACCGGATCTCCCGGTTCACCTTCAACGCGACCACCAACGTGATCGACCCGGCGTCCGAAGACATGATCATCGAGTGGCCGACCGAGCGGCGGCTGTGCTGCCACTCCGCCGGCTCGATGACCTGGGACACCGCGGGCAACCTCTATTTCGCGGTCGGCGACAACACCAACTCCGGCGGCGACTCCGCCGGAATGGCGCCGATCGACGAGCGGACCTCGCGGGACGCGCAGTATGACGCCCAGCGCACGGCCGGCAACACCAACGACCTGCGCGGCAAGATCAACCGGATCAAGCCGACGACGACCGGCACCTACACGATCCCGTCCGGCAACCTGTTCGCGCCGGGCACCGCCAACACCCGGCCCGAGATCTACACCATGGGCAACCGGAACCCCTACCGGATCTGGGTCGACAAGAAGGCCAACAACACCCTCTACTGGGGCGAGGTCGGTCCCGACGCCGGTGCCACCATCGCCAACCGCGGTCCGGCCGCCTACGACGAGTTCAACCGGGCCACCGGGCCCGGCAACTACGGCTGGCCCTACTGCGGCGGCCCCAACGTCGCCTACAACGACTGGGACTTCGCCGCCAACGCCCCGCGCGGCTGGTTCCCCTGCGGCGGCACGACCGGCCCGGTCAACAACTCGCCACGCAACACCGGCCTACAGCAACTCCCGCCGACCAAGCCGGCCCTGGTGTGGGAGCAGCACGGCGGCAGCCGCGAGTGGCCCGCCCTGGACAACCCGGGCGGCTGCGGCTCGCCCAACCACACCGAGGTCTACCACTACGACCCGAACCTGGTCTCGGACGTGAAGTGGCCGGCCTACTACGACAACAAGTGGCTGATCTCCGAGTACTGCCGCAACTGGATCAAGGAAGTCCAGTTCAGCGGCGGCCCGGTGACCGGCACGCCGACAGTGATCGAGCCGGTGCTGGCCGGGATGCAACTCGTGCATCCGATCGACATGGAGTTCGGCCCGGACGGGTCGCTCTATCTGCTCGAGTACGGCAACGGCTACTTCTCCGGTGACGTCGCGGCCGGCCTCTACAAGATCAACTATGTCGCCGGCGGCCGCGCACCGATCGCCGTCGCCTCCGCCAACCGGGACAACGGCCTGACCCCGCTGGCCGTCACCTTCTCCAGCGCGGGCAGCACCGACCCCGACGGCGACCCGCTGACCTACCAGTGGGACTTCGACAACAACGGCACCGTCGACTCGACGGCCGCGAACCCGTCGTTCACCTACACCACCAACGGCGACAAGCGGGCCCGGCTGACCGTCAACGACGGCACCGGCCGCAGCGGCACGACGCTGCTGCCGATCGTGGTCGGCAACAACCGGCCCACGGTCACGCTGGGCGGTGTGCCGGCCGGCGGCATGATCGGGTGGGACGAGAACGTCACCTCGACCGCGACGGCGACCGACGCACAGGACGGCACGATCCCCTGCGCCAACATCGTCATCCGGGCGGCGCTCGGCCACCAGGAGCACGCGCACGAGGAAGGCCAGGGCACCGGCTGCGGGTTCACCGTCAACACCGGCCCGGTGCACGCCGGCCCCGACTCGACGCTGTTCTTCGTGCTCCGGTCGAGCTACACCGACCGCGGCGCGACCGGCACCGTGCCGCTGACCGGCGAGAAGGAGATCACCCTCTGGCCCAAGCAGTGGCAGGCCGAGCACTACGTGACGCTCAACGGCCCGCAGGTGATCACCGCCGCCGGCGCCGAGGGCGGCAAGCGGCTCGGTGACATCCAGAACGGCGAGTACGTGCGGCACCACGCCGTCAGCCTCAAGGGCATCACCCAGGTCCGTGCCCGGGTGTCGTCCGGCGGCGCCGGCGGCACGGTCTCGTTCCGCTACGACTCCACCACCGGTCCCGAGGTGGCCCGGGTCGCGGTGGCCGGCACCGGAAGCTGGGACACCTACACCGACATCACCGTCCCGGTGACCAAGCCCGACGACAACACCCACGACCTCTACATCGTGTTCACCGGTGGCAGCGGGGCGTTCCTCGACCTCGACAGCTACACGTTCATCGGACCCGGCGTGAGCACGCCCGGTAGCGGTGGGCCCCGCACCGGCGCGATCAAGGCGCTCGGCAAGTGCGCCGACGTCAACGGCAGCGCGACCGCCGACGGCACGAAGATCCAGATCTGGGACTGCAACGGCGCTTCCAACCAGACCTGGACGGTCGGCACCGACGGCACCATCCGGGCCCTCGGCAAGTGCATGGACGTCCAGTCCAGCGGCACCGCCAACGGCACGAAGATCCACCTCTGGACGTGCAACGGCACCGGCGCACAGCAGTGGGTCACGGCGGCCAACGGCGGGTTGCGCAACCCGCAGGCCAACAAGTGCCTCGACATCCCGGCGTCCAACGTCACCAACGGAAACCAACTGCAGATCTACGACTGCAACGGCACCGGCGCCCAGAACTGGACGCTGCCGTGA
- a CDS encoding ThuA domain-containing protein, producing the protein MRIRALVLGVLRRREAGASPRLRGVAAAAALALVAGLAVAAPAQAAPLTKVLVFSKTAGFRHSSIPNGIAAIQILGSQNGFSVTATEDANQFTTANLAQYQAVVFLSTTGDVLNATQQTAFQSYITGGGGFVGVHAAADTEYDWPFYGELVGAWFASHPANQTATVRVEDRGNASTAHLPATWSRLDEWYNYRTNPRTTAKVLASLDESSYSGGTMAGDHPITWCKNVGSGRSWYTGLGHVEEAYTDANFTKMLLGGIQIAANNRPADCRPETGYTALFDGTQASLNNWQQIGPGNFTLANGTLSSVGGMGLLWYPVRTFADYSLKVDWMMPGDDNGGVFIGFPNPGTDPWNPVNQGHEIQIDATDADPSRTTGSVYSFSGPNFALRDAALNPPGSWNTYEIGVHGERVEIWLNGIKINDYQSTRAIANGYIGVQNDGAGADINYRNIRIKAGGGTQPATDIAQGKPVVVSSVEGGNLAAYATDGNSATRWGSAYSDPQSATIDLGQSYNLSRVRLNWETAYGRAYQIQTSPNNSTWTTVYSTTTGDGGVDDITLTGTGRYVRMNGTQRATQWGYSLWDFNVYGTPGGGTGPTLLSRNQPVTVSSVEPGSPHAAANAVDGNTATRWGSAYSDPQWITVDLGSARTVNRVRLQWEAAYARSYQIQTSTNGSTWTNSYATTTGDGGVDDVTLTTPPTARYVRVNGTQRALTQYGYSLWEFEVYGS; encoded by the coding sequence ATGCGCATCCGCGCCCTCGTACTCGGGGTCCTCAGACGTCGCGAGGCTGGCGCCTCGCCACGTCTTCGGGGCGTCGCCGCCGCCGCGGCGCTCGCCCTCGTGGCGGGCCTCGCGGTCGCGGCGCCGGCCCAGGCCGCCCCGCTCACCAAGGTCCTGGTCTTCTCCAAGACGGCCGGTTTCCGCCACTCGTCGATACCCAACGGCATCGCGGCGATCCAGATCCTCGGGTCGCAGAACGGGTTCTCGGTCACCGCCACCGAGGACGCCAACCAGTTCACCACCGCCAACCTGGCCCAGTATCAGGCCGTCGTCTTCCTCTCCACGACCGGCGACGTGCTCAACGCCACGCAGCAGACCGCGTTCCAGTCCTACATCACCGGCGGCGGCGGTTTCGTCGGCGTGCACGCGGCCGCCGACACCGAATACGACTGGCCGTTCTACGGCGAGCTCGTCGGTGCCTGGTTCGCGTCGCACCCGGCCAACCAGACCGCGACGGTCCGGGTCGAAGACCGCGGCAACGCCTCCACCGCACACCTGCCGGCGACCTGGTCCCGGCTCGACGAGTGGTACAACTACCGCACCAACCCGCGGACTACCGCCAAGGTGCTGGCCAGTCTCGACGAGTCGTCCTACAGCGGCGGCACGATGGCCGGCGACCACCCGATCACCTGGTGCAAAAACGTCGGGAGTGGACGGTCCTGGTATACCGGGCTCGGCCACGTCGAAGAGGCCTACACCGACGCCAACTTCACGAAGATGCTGCTCGGCGGCATCCAGATCGCGGCCAACAACCGGCCCGCCGACTGCCGGCCGGAGACGGGCTACACCGCGCTGTTCGACGGCACCCAGGCCAGCCTCAACAACTGGCAGCAGATCGGGCCGGGCAACTTCACGCTGGCCAACGGGACGCTGAGCTCGGTCGGCGGCATGGGCCTGCTGTGGTACCCGGTGCGCACGTTCGCCGACTACTCGCTCAAGGTCGACTGGATGATGCCGGGCGACGACAACGGCGGCGTCTTCATCGGCTTCCCCAACCCGGGCACCGACCCGTGGAACCCGGTCAACCAGGGCCACGAGATCCAGATCGACGCGACCGACGCCGACCCGTCGCGCACCACCGGCAGCGTCTACAGCTTCTCTGGGCCCAACTTCGCGCTGCGCGACGCGGCGCTGAACCCGCCGGGATCGTGGAACACCTACGAGATCGGCGTACACGGCGAGCGGGTGGAGATCTGGCTCAACGGCATCAAGATCAACGATTACCAGAGTACGCGGGCCATCGCCAACGGCTACATCGGCGTGCAGAACGACGGCGCCGGTGCCGACATCAACTATCGCAACATCCGGATCAAAGCCGGCGGCGGCACCCAGCCGGCCACCGACATCGCACAGGGCAAGCCGGTCGTGGTGTCGAGCGTGGAGGGTGGCAACCTCGCCGCCTACGCGACCGACGGCAACTCGGCCACCCGCTGGGGCAGTGCCTACAGCGACCCGCAGTCGGCCACCATCGACCTCGGGCAGTCCTACAACCTCTCCCGCGTGCGGCTCAACTGGGAAACCGCGTACGGCCGCGCGTACCAAATCCAGACCTCGCCCAACAACTCCACCTGGACGACGGTCTACTCGACCACCACCGGTGACGGCGGCGTCGACGACATCACGCTCACCGGGACCGGTCGCTACGTGCGGATGAACGGCACGCAGCGGGCCACCCAGTGGGGCTACTCGCTGTGGGACTTCAACGTCTACGGCACACCCGGCGGCGGCACCGGTCCCACGCTGCTGTCCCGCAACCAGCCGGTGACGGTCTCCAGCGTCGAGCCGGGTTCGCCGCACGCCGCCGCCAACGCCGTCGACGGCAACACCGCCACCCGCTGGGGCTCGGCCTACAGCGACCCGCAGTGGATCACCGTCGACCTGGGCTCGGCGCGGACCGTCAACCGCGTCCGGCTCCAGTGGGAGGCGGCATACGCCCGGTCCTACCAGATCCAGACCTCGACCAACGGCTCGACCTGGACGAACTCCTACGCCACCACCACCGGTGACGGCGGCGTCGACGACGTCACCCTCACCACCCCGCCCACCGCCCGCTACGTCCGCGTCAACGGCACGCAGCGCGCCCTCACCCAGTACGGCTACTCCCTCTGGGAGTTCGAGGTCTACGGCTCCTGA
- a CDS encoding PQQ-dependent sugar dehydrogenase — protein sequence MRSSPRRWSRLLAVGLLSAASSTLAVTSAAAPAAAADIPAADYQQVQLAVGSAELGEAMSLAVLPDRTVIHTARNGVVRVTDAAGNTKVAGTIPVYTHDEEGLQGVAVDPNFATNRYVWLYYSPPLSTPGGDAPTTGTAADFNAWKGHLNLSRFTLNSDNTLNMGSQVVTLTVDNDRGQCCHVGGDIDFDAAGNLYLTTGDDTNPFESNAFTPIDERTNRNPQFDAQRSSGNTNDLRGKVLRIKPTAAGGYTIPSGNMFAPGTANTRPEIYAMGFRNPFRMSVDKPTGIVYLGDYGPDAGAADANRGPGGQVEFNRITAPGNYGWPYCTGSNSTAETYNEFTFPSGPSQAKYNCAGGPTNNSFRNTGLQTLPAAKPAWIRYGFDSTPPEFGGGSESPMGGPVYRYNASLNSAVKFPQSLDGRFFAGEYGRQWIKAIAVNSNGTPGEISDFPWDGTQVMDMAFGPDGALYVLDYGTGSNNQALYRVEYIGGGNRSPVAVASANKTSGPAPLSITFSSAGSSDPEGGALSYLWTFGDGTTSTAANPTKTYNTNGTYTPTLRVTDPTGLSGTASLVVTVGNSAPTVNLSAPADGALFNFGDTIPYTVSVSDPEDGTINCARVSVTYFLGHDNHSHQITSKTGCSGTLTVPTDGEHDAAANIFGIFVASYTDNGGLTTTSQKTLQPRHRQGEHFGAQSGGVQLASHAAAEGGATVGFIDNNDWISFRPYNLSTATSITARVSSGATGGTIEVRSGSQTGTLHGTLTVASTGSWDTFANVSANLTNLPSGSTQLFFVFKGGAGNLFDLDAFTLNSSGTPPTGGSTLKALVNNQFVSAANSTTPLIANKATAGLTEQFDVVDLGGGNVALRSRANNMFVCAENAGAAALVANRASAGSWETFALVRNSDGSESLRATVNNMYVVAENSGAAALIANRAAIGPWEKFDLV from the coding sequence ATGCGCTCGTCCCCTCGGCGCTGGTCGCGGCTGCTCGCCGTTGGCCTGCTCAGCGCCGCCAGCTCCACGCTGGCGGTCACCTCGGCCGCTGCACCCGCCGCCGCGGCCGACATCCCCGCCGCCGACTACCAGCAGGTGCAGCTGGCGGTCGGCTCGGCGGAACTCGGTGAGGCCATGTCCCTGGCCGTGTTGCCGGACCGCACGGTCATCCACACCGCCCGCAACGGCGTGGTCCGGGTGACCGACGCCGCCGGCAACACCAAGGTCGCCGGCACCATCCCCGTCTACACGCACGACGAGGAGGGCCTACAGGGCGTCGCGGTCGACCCGAACTTCGCCACCAACCGCTACGTCTGGCTCTACTACTCGCCGCCGCTGTCGACGCCCGGCGGTGACGCGCCGACCACCGGCACCGCGGCCGACTTCAACGCCTGGAAGGGCCACCTCAACCTGTCGCGGTTCACCCTCAACTCCGACAACACGCTCAACATGGGCAGCCAGGTCGTCACGCTGACCGTCGACAACGACCGCGGCCAGTGTTGCCACGTCGGCGGCGACATCGACTTCGACGCGGCCGGCAACCTCTACCTGACCACCGGCGACGACACCAACCCGTTCGAGAGCAACGCGTTCACGCCGATCGACGAGCGGACCAACCGCAACCCGCAGTTCGACGCGCAGCGGTCCTCCGGCAACACCAACGACCTGCGTGGCAAGGTGCTGCGAATCAAGCCGACCGCCGCCGGCGGCTACACCATCCCGTCCGGCAACATGTTCGCGCCGGGCACCGCCAACACCCGGCCGGAGATCTACGCGATGGGCTTCCGGAACCCGTTCCGGATGAGCGTCGACAAGCCGACCGGCATCGTCTACCTCGGCGACTACGGCCCGGACGCGGGCGCCGCCGATGCCAACCGCGGCCCGGGCGGCCAGGTCGAGTTCAACCGGATCACCGCGCCCGGCAACTACGGCTGGCCCTACTGCACCGGCAGCAACTCGACCGCCGAGACCTACAACGAGTTCACCTTCCCGAGCGGGCCGTCGCAGGCCAAATACAACTGCGCGGGCGGGCCGACCAACAACTCGTTCCGCAACACCGGCCTGCAGACCCTGCCGGCGGCGAAGCCGGCCTGGATCCGCTACGGCTTCGACTCGACCCCGCCGGAGTTCGGTGGCGGCTCGGAGTCGCCGATGGGTGGCCCGGTCTACCGCTACAACGCGTCGCTGAACTCGGCCGTGAAGTTCCCGCAGTCGCTCGACGGGCGCTTCTTCGCCGGTGAGTACGGCCGGCAGTGGATCAAGGCGATCGCGGTCAACAGCAACGGCACCCCCGGGGAGATCTCCGACTTCCCGTGGGACGGCACCCAGGTGATGGACATGGCCTTCGGGCCGGACGGTGCGCTCTACGTGCTCGACTACGGCACCGGCTCCAACAACCAGGCGCTCTACCGGGTCGAATACATCGGCGGCGGCAACCGCAGCCCGGTGGCGGTCGCCTCGGCCAACAAGACCTCGGGCCCGGCGCCGCTGTCGATCACCTTCTCCTCGGCCGGCTCGTCCGACCCGGAGGGCGGCGCGCTGTCCTACCTGTGGACGTTCGGCGACGGCACCACGTCGACGGCGGCCAACCCGACGAAGACCTACAACACCAACGGCACCTACACACCGACACTGCGGGTGACCGACCCGACCGGGCTGTCCGGCACGGCGAGCCTGGTCGTCACGGTCGGCAACTCGGCACCGACGGTCAACCTCAGCGCCCCGGCCGATGGCGCGCTGTTCAACTTCGGTGACACCATTCCGTACACGGTGAGCGTCTCCGATCCTGAAGACGGCACCATCAACTGCGCGCGGGTGTCGGTGACCTACTTCCTCGGCCACGACAACCACTCGCACCAGATCACCTCGAAGACCGGCTGCTCCGGCACGCTCACCGTGCCCACCGACGGCGAGCACGACGCGGCGGCCAACATCTTCGGCATCTTCGTGGCGTCCTACACCGACAACGGTGGGCTGACCACGACCAGCCAGAAGACGTTGCAGCCGCGGCACCGCCAGGGTGAGCACTTCGGCGCGCAGTCCGGCGGGGTGCAACTGGCCAGCCACGCGGCCGCCGAGGGCGGCGCGACCGTGGGCTTCATCGACAACAACGACTGGATCTCGTTCCGGCCCTACAACCTGTCCACCGCGACCAGCATCACCGCACGCGTCTCGTCCGGCGCGACCGGCGGCACCATCGAGGTGCGCAGCGGCTCGCAGACCGGCACGTTGCACGGCACGCTGACGGTCGCCTCGACCGGGAGCTGGGACACGTTCGCCAACGTCAGCGCCAACCTGACCAACCTGCCGTCCGGATCGACCCAGCTCTTCTTCGTGTTCAAGGGCGGGGCGGGCAACCTGTTCGACCTCGACGCGTTCACGCTCAACTCGAGCGGGACACCGCCGACCGGCGGGTCGACGCTCAAGGCGCTGGTCAACAACCAGTTCGTCAGTGCCGCCAACAGCACGACGCCGCTGATCGCCAACAAGGCGACGGCGGGGCTCACCGAGCAGTTCGACGTGGTCGACCTGGGCGGCGGCAACGTCGCGCTGCGCTCCCGGGCCAACAACATGTTCGTCTGCGCCGAGAACGCGGGTGCGGCGGCGTTGGTGGCCAACCGGGCCTCGGCCGGGTCGTGGGAGACCTTCGCGCTGGTCCGCAACTCCGACGGCAGCGAGAGCCTGCGGGCGACCGTCAACAACATGTATGTGGTCGCGGAGAACAGCGGTGCCGCGGCGCTGATCGCCAACCGGGCGGCGATCGGACCCTGGGAAAAGTTTGATCTCGTCTAA
- a CDS encoding L-fuconate dehydratase: MTARFVSLDTYDVRFPTSRELDGSDAMNPDPDYSAAYVVLRTDEVDGHEGHGFAFTIGRGNEVQTAAIAALRPYLAGRLVKNVLDDLGGFWRELVHDSQLRWLGPEKGVMHMAISAVVNALWDLKAKQAGLPLWQLLASMPPEELVSLVDFRYLTDALTPGEALELLRPGAVGREERVAELLAQGYPAYATSPGWLGYDDAKLRRLCQEAIDAGFTQIKLKVGANVDDDIRRLRIAREVCGPDFRIAVDANQRWDVGQAIEWVGALAPFEPWWVEEPTSPDDVVGHAAIARGIAPVPVATGEHVQNRVVFKQLLQLGAVSYVQLDAARVAGVNENIAILLLAAKFGVPVCPHAGGVGLCELVQHLSLFDYVAVSRSMDNRVIEYVDHLHEHFVDPVQIRAGRYLAPQAPGFSSTMRPESRARFAFPDGPAWSRAV, from the coding sequence ATGACCGCCCGGTTCGTGTCGCTGGACACCTATGACGTGCGGTTCCCGACCTCGCGTGAGCTCGACGGCTCCGACGCGATGAACCCGGACCCGGACTATTCGGCCGCCTACGTGGTGCTGCGCACCGACGAGGTCGACGGTCACGAAGGGCATGGGTTCGCCTTCACCATCGGGCGCGGCAACGAGGTGCAGACCGCCGCGATCGCCGCGTTGCGCCCCTACCTGGCGGGTCGCCTGGTCAAGAACGTCCTCGACGACCTGGGCGGGTTCTGGCGCGAGCTGGTGCACGACTCGCAACTGCGCTGGCTGGGCCCGGAGAAGGGCGTCATGCACATGGCCATCTCGGCCGTGGTCAACGCCCTCTGGGACCTCAAGGCCAAGCAGGCCGGGCTGCCGTTGTGGCAGCTGCTGGCCTCGATGCCGCCCGAGGAACTGGTCTCCCTGGTCGACTTCCGCTACCTGACCGACGCGCTCACCCCGGGCGAGGCGCTCGAACTGCTCCGCCCCGGTGCCGTCGGCCGCGAGGAGCGGGTCGCCGAGCTGCTGGCGCAGGGCTACCCGGCGTACGCCACCTCGCCTGGCTGGTTGGGTTATGACGACGCGAAGCTGCGCCGGCTCTGCCAGGAGGCGATCGACGCCGGCTTCACCCAGATCAAGCTGAAGGTCGGCGCCAACGTCGACGACGACATCCGCCGGTTGCGGATCGCCCGCGAGGTGTGCGGTCCCGACTTCCGGATCGCGGTCGACGCCAACCAGCGCTGGGACGTCGGCCAGGCCATCGAGTGGGTCGGCGCGCTGGCGCCGTTCGAGCCGTGGTGGGTGGAGGAACCCACCAGCCCGGACGACGTGGTCGGGCACGCGGCGATCGCCCGCGGCATCGCACCCGTGCCGGTGGCCACCGGTGAGCACGTGCAGAACCGGGTGGTCTTCAAGCAGCTCCTCCAGCTCGGCGCGGTGTCCTATGTGCAGCTCGACGCGGCCCGCGTCGCCGGCGTCAACGAGAACATCGCGATCCTGTTGCTGGCGGCCAAGTTCGGTGTGCCGGTCTGCCCGCACGCGGGTGGCGTCGGCCTCTGCGAGCTGGTGCAACACCTCTCGCTCTTCGATTACGTCGCGGTGTCGCGTTCCATGGACAACCGCGTCATCGAGTACGTCGACCATCTCCACGAGCACTTCGTCGATCCCGTGCAGATCCGCGCCGGTCGCTACCTGGCACCCCAGGCACCCGGCTTCAGTTCGACAATGCGCCCGGAAAGCCGGGCAAGGTTCGCCTTCCCCGACGGCCCGGCCTGGTCGCGCGCCGTCTAA